One window of Gymnogyps californianus isolate 813 chromosome 10, ASM1813914v2, whole genome shotgun sequence genomic DNA carries:
- the PROC gene encoding vitamin K-dependent protein C, with protein MWKLITIGVLLAACSSRVCSTSIFYSNKDANQVLKIQKRANSFLEELKPGSMERECVEEKCDFEEASEIFETKEATRNFWSKYVDGDQCDPQPCSNGICKDNIGKFSCICNKGWEGVLCDYEVKYTNCSVNNGGCEHFCRDDLANQCRSCSCASGYQLKKNHTSCEPVVEFPCGRVKTDSIEAKAGFNIRLIEGKAGRRGDSPWQIMLQNSKGKFLCGGVLIHPFWVLTAAHCTEAEEGLKVRLGKFHRLRTEADEQTIWVDKCVSHENYTKETSDNDIAMLHLAEPVMYNKYALPICLPNRDLAEQELTRSGKQMVVTGWGSTSVVKNNYSTFLSYIQIPMVPRNECAQAMRFAISDNMLCAGSLGERKDSCSGDSGGPMITKYKDTWFLVGLVSWGEGCGRTEKFGVYTKVSQYLEWIQHHIDEMSGFWKG; from the exons ATGTGGAAGCTCATCACCATaggggtgctgctggctgcctgctctTCACGAGTCTGTAGTACATCAa TATTTTACAGCAATAAAGATGCAAACCAAGTCCTGAAAATCCAGAAGCGGGCGAACTCTTTTCTGGAGGAGCTCAAACCAGGCTCTATGGAGCGTGAGTGCGTTGAAGAGAAGTGTGACTTTGAGGAGGCCAGTGAGATATTTGAAACCAAGGAAGCAACa CGAAATTTTTGGAGCAAGTATGTAG ATGGAGATCAGTGTGACCCACAGCCTTGTTCCAATGGGATCTGCAAGGACAATATTGGAAAATTTTCCTGCATCTGTAACAAAGGCTGGGAGGGGGTTTTGTGCGATTATG AGGTCAAATACACCAACTGTTCTGTCAATAATGGAGGATGTGAACATTTCTGTAGGGATGACCTTGCCAACCAGTGCCGCTCTTGCAGCTGTGCGTCTGGGTATCAGTTGAAGAAGAACCATACCAGTTGCGAGCCTGTAG TGGAGTTCCCCTGTGGAAGAGTGAAAACGGACTCCATTGAAGCCAAAGCAGGATTCAATATTCGGCTCATTgagggaaaagcaggaagaaggGGAGACAGCCCTTGGCAG attatgCTGCAAAATAGCAAAGGGAAATTTCTGTGTGGGGGTGTTCTCATCCATCCATTTTGGGTCCTAACGGCAGCACACTGCACTGAGGCAGAAGAGGGGCTCAAAGTAAGACTTG GTAAATTCCACCGTCTCCGTACTGAGGCAGACGAGCAAACCATTTGGGTTGATAAATGTGTGAGCCACGAAAATTACACCAAGGAGACCTCCGATAATGACATAGCCATGCTGCACTTGGCTGAGCCCGTGATGTATAACAAATACGCGCTCCCTATCTGTCTTCCTAATCGTGACCTGGCAGAACAGGAGCTGACAAGAAGTGGGAAGCAGATGGTGGTAACTGGCTGGGGCAGCACAAGCGTTGTTAAGAACAATTACTCTACTTTCCTCAGTTATATTCAAATCCCCATGGTTCCCCGGAACGAGTGTGCCCAGGCAATGAGATTTGCTATCTCTGACAACATGCTGTGTGCTGGGAGcttaggagagagaaaagattcCTGCAGTGGGGACAGTGGAGGCCCTATGATCACTAAATATAAGGATACTTGGTTTTTGGTAGGACTGGTGAGCTGGGGTGAAGGCTGTGGAAGAACGGAGAAATTTGGAGTCTACACCAAAGTTAGTCAGTATCTTGAGTGGATCCAGCACCACATAGATGAGATGTCAGGTTTTTGGAAGGGTTGA
- the LOC127020094 gene encoding coagulation factor IX-like has protein sequence MLTKMESSSSLVMFLLLMCSINSSCPFSYSVFMRKDEAHEVLKVQKRANYFLEEIRPGNLERECNEEKCSFEEAKEIFHSQEKTMEFWFNYRGLNPCSTNPCNNGGVCKIRHYNYFCICPPKFGGDNCEKEKFECWYKNGGCWQYCRDSSSTFHVVCSCAKDYTLHEDGKRCVQAAPFPCGLIKARLPRGLHEHGDDVAKWNESMEGAVRQTELEQSAVGENETLKDAFGQSMRMEGDAGLPAEVAGDASSWNKTLVDSVTQKPLGDGAAGQEAGVPEHGEAAEGTARPGKPGRGPAPWSELTQGPAWQNETTAPAARQKDMVENAAGQNQTGESAGQNKTEAIQTVHDGLNQSSDRGNVSDTPQFVQINVSSTSEHSDSRITGGTLCHRGHCPWQVLIRNSKDIGFCGGSLISSRWVVTAAHCLDLVRPHHVTIGDFDKYQREFKEQKIDVERSWTHPHYDSNDYNSDIALLYLSSDVVFNEYAIPICLPSPNLATLLSEEGRIGMVSGWGATHNRGSTLRFLMKVRLPIVNMETCQRSTDRLVTDNMFCAGYNTEAADACKGDSGGPFTVSYHNTWFLLGIVSWGEGCAEKGKYGVYTRVSNYIPWIKEIVESVAESKNFSINFS, from the exons ATGCTCACTAAAATGGAGAGCAGTTCCTCACTTGTGATGTTTCTCCTACTGATGTGCTCCATCAACAGCAGCTGTCCGTTTTCATATTCAG tgtTTATGAGAAAAGACGAAGCACACGAGGTGCTGAAAGTTCAGAAACGTGCTAACTATTTTCTAGAAGAGATTCGTCCAGGGAACTTGGAGAGAGAATGCAATGAGGAAAAGTGTTCATTTGAGGAGGCTAAGGAAATCTTCCATTCACAGGAGAAAACG ATGGAGTTTTGGTTCAATTACAGAG GTTTAAATCCATGTAGTACAAATCCCTGTAACAATGGTGGAGTCTGCAAAATAAGACACTACAATTACTTTTGCATCTGCCCCCCAAAATTTGGGGGAGACAACTGTGAAAAAG AAAAGTTTGAATGCTGGTATAAGAACGGTGGGTGCTGGCAGTactgcagggacagcagcagcacctttcaCGTGGTGTGTTCCTGCGCAAAGGATTACACCCTGCATGAGGATGGGAAGAGATGTGTGCAAGCAG caccATTTCCATGTGGCCTGATTAAAGCCAG GCTCCCGAGGGGACTGCATGAGCACGGGGATGACGTGGCCAAGTGGAATGAGAGCATGGAGGGCGCAGTTAGGCAAACGGAGCTGGAACAAAGTGCTGTTGGGGAAAATGAGACCTTAAAGGATGCCTTTGGGCAGAGCATGCGCATGGAGGGTGACGCTGGACTGCCAGCTGAGGTGGCAGGAGATGCTTCCAGCTGGAACAAGACACTGGTGGACTCTGTGACCCAGAAGCCGCTGggggatggtgctgctgggcaggaggcGGGTGTCCCTGAGCACGGTGAGGCAGCGGAGGGGACCGCCAGGCCTGGCAAGCCTGGGAGAGGCCCGGCTCCGTGGAGCGAGCTGACCCAGGGCCCTGCATGGCAGAACGAGACCACAGCGCCTGCTGCCAGGCAGAAGGACATGGTGGAAAACGCTGCTGGGCAAAACCAAACAGGGGAGAGCGCTGGCCAGAACAAAACGGAGGCCATTCAAACCGTGCATGATGGGCTTAATCAGAGCAGTGACCGGGGAAATGTTTCAGACACACCTCAGTTCGTCCAGATAAACGTCAGCTCTACTTCAGAGCACAGTGACTCCAGGATAACAGGAGGAACTTTGTGTCATCGTGGACATTGCCCCTGGCAG GTTTTGATCCGGAATAGTAAAGATATTGGTTTCTGTGGAGGGAGTTTAATCAGCAGTCGCTGGGTGGTCACTGCTGCTCACTGCCTTGATCTCGTCAGACCACACCATGTTACCATAG GAGACTTTGACAAATATCAAAGAGAATTCAAAGAACAGAAGATTGATGTGGAACGGAGCTGGACACATCCACATTATGATTCAAATGATTACAACAGTGACATCGCCTTGTTGTACTTGAGCAGTGACGTTGTTTTTAATGAGTATGCAATTCCCATCTGCCTCCCAAGCCCTAACCTTGCCACCCTGCTgtctgaagaaggaagaatagGGATGGTAAGCGGATGGGGTGCCACTCACAACAGAGGTTCAACTCTGCGCTTCCTCATGAAAGTCCGGCTGCCCATTGTAAACATGGAGACCTGTCAGCGGTCAACAGACAGACTCGTTACTGACAACATGTTCTGTGCAGGTTACAACACTGAGGCTGCAGATGCCTGCAAAGGGGACAGCGGTGGCCCTTTCACGGTGTCTTACCACAACACTTGGTTTCTTTTGGGGATTGTAAGCTGGGGTGAGGGCTgtgctgagaaaggaaaatacgGTGTATATACGAGAGTGTCCAACTACATCCCGTGGATTAAAGAGATTGTTGAAAGTGTAGCAGAGTCGAAAAACTTTTCCATTAACTTTTCTTAA
- the IWS1 gene encoding protein IWS1 homolog isoform X3: MGEPHMTDSENEDIPRQKDSDSDNEEPPNHNVSDSDNEAAHGGKDSDSDTEDRPNRHLSDSENEDALNHRASDSENGEPHRDHSSDFENEESHKQPASDSESEELHKQPASDSESEELHKQPASDSESEELRKQPASDSESEDVSRHKQEIESEDSDGEDRKEEVQNDSHHSDNEHVREGFQGSDSEEEAPKRRKISDSDEEEKEEEKTVKRKTAILSDSEDDNEKTPAKKVRILSDVEESDSDAASEKSDKRKKNMVSDSEEEEEERKENAGKKKEEKDLFGSDSESGNEQENLIADIFGESGDEEEEEFTGFNQEDLEEEKGDADMKETADESDSDDNIKRGKHMDFMSDFDMMLQRKKSMSGKRRRNRDGGTFISDADDVVSAMIVKMNEAAEEDRQLNTQKKPALKKLTLLPTVVMHLKKQDLKETFIDSGVMSAIKEWLSPLPDRSLPALKIREELLKILQELPSVSQETLKHSGIGRAVMYLYKHPKESRPNKDMAGKLINEWSRPIFGLTSNYKGMTREEREQRDLEQMPQRRRLSSSGGQTPRRDLEKVLTGEEKALRPGDPGFCARARVPMPSNKDYVVRPKWNVEMESSRFQGTSKKGVSRLDKQMRKFTDIRKKSRSAHAVKISIEGNKMPL; encoded by the exons ATGGGAGAGCCTCATATGACagactctgaaaatgaagatatcCCAAGGCAAAAAGACAGTGACTCAGATAATGAGGAGCCTCCAAATCACAATGTAAGTGATTCAGACAATGAAGCAGCTCATGGAGGGAAAGACAGTGATTCTGATACTGAGGACCGTCCAAATCGGCATTTAAGtgactctgaaaatgaagatgcCTTAAATCATCGAGCAAGTGACTCTGAAAATGGAGAACCTCACAGGGATCACAGTagtgattttgaaaatgaggaGTCACACAAGCAGCCGGCCAGTGACTCGGAGAGCGAGGAGCTCCACAAGCAGCCAGCCAGCGACTCAGAGAGTGAGGAGCTCCACAAGCAGCCAGCCAGCGACTCGGAGAGTGAGGAACTCCGCAAACAGCCGGCCAGCGACTCGGAGAGCGAGGATGTTTCCAGACACAAACAAGAAATAGAGTCTGAGGATAGTGATGGGGAGGATAGGAAGGAGGAGGTGCAGAATGATTCTCATCATTCAGATAACGAACATGTAAGGGAAGGATTTCAGGGCTCTGACAGTGAAGAGGAAGCTCCTAAGAGACGAAAAATATCGGACAGtgatgaagaagagaaagaggaggagaagacagtgaaaaggaaaacagctatCCTTTCTGACAGTGAGGATGACAATGAGAAAACAC CTGCAAAAAAAGTACGAATCCTTTCTGATGTCGAAGAATCAGATAGTGATGCCGCTTCAGAGAAAtctgacaaaaggaagaaaaatatggtaTCAGAtagtgaggaagaagaagaagaaagaaaagagaatgctgggaagaaaaaagaagagaaagatctGTTTGGCAGTGACAGTGAATCTGGAAATGAACAAGA GAACCTGATTGCAGATATATTTGGAGAATCTGgtgatgaggaagaagaggaatttACA GGTTTTAATCAGGAAGatttggaggaagagaaaggcgATGCAGACATGAAGGAGACAGCAGATGAGTCGGACTCTGATGATAACATCAAAAGAGGGAAGCA TATGGACTTCATGTCAGATTTTGACATGATGCTGCAACGAAAGAAGAGTATGAGTGGCAAGCGTAGACGAAACCGTGATGGTGGAACTTTTATTAGTGATGCAGATGATGTGGTCAGTGCTATGATTGTGAAGATGAACGAAGCTGCTGAG GAGGATCGACAGCTGAATACACAAAAGAAACCAGCACTAAAGAAATTAACTTTGCTACCAACTGTAGTTATGCATCTTAAAAA GCAGGACCTCAAAGAAACTTTCATCGATAGTGGTGTTATGTCTGCCATCAAAGAGtggctttctcctcttccagacCGAAGTCTACCAGCACTAAAGATACGAGAGGAGCTTCTAAAGATCCTGCAAGAG CTGCCCAGTGTGAGCCAAGAGACCCTGAAGCACAGTGGCATTGGACGAGCTGTGATGTACCTCTACAAACACCCCAAAGAGTCGAGACCTAACAAGGATATGGCAGGGAAGCTAATCA atgaATGGTCTCGACCCATCTTTGGCCTTACCTCAAACTACAAAGGCATGacaagagaagagagggaacaGAGAGATTTGGAACAGATGCCTCAGCGAAGGAGACTGAGCAG ctcTGGTGGTCAGACTCCCCGCAGGGACCTGGAGAAAGTGTTAACTGGAGAGGAAAA GGCTCTTAGACCCGGAGACCCTGGGTTCTGTGCCCGTGCGAGGGTGCCAATGCCCTCCAACAAGGACTATGTGGTCAGGCCAAAGTGGAATGTGGAGATGGAGTCCTCCAGG ttccaGGGGACCTCTAAGAAAGGGGTGAGTCGACTGGACAAACAGATGCGGAAATTCACagatatcaggaaaaaaagcagatcaGCCCATGCAGTGAAAATCAGCATTGAGGGCAATAAGATGCCATTGTGA
- the IWS1 gene encoding protein IWS1 homolog isoform X1: MESEYYGGDQSDDGGATPVQDERDSGSDVEDEGNEQHSGSENGSVGHHSENEHSDGEDDGQMGEPHMTDSENEDIPRQKDSDSDNEEPPNHNVSDSDNEAAHGGKDSDSDTEDRPNRHLSDSENEDALNHRASDSENGEPHRDHSSDFENEESHKQPASDSESEELHKQPASDSESEELHKQPASDSESEELRKQPASDSESEDVSRHKQEIESEDSDGEDRKEEVQNDSHHSDNEHVREGFQGSDSEEEAPKRRKISDSDEEEKEEEKTVKRKTAILSDSEDDNEKTPAKKVRILSDVEESDSDAASEKSDKRKKNMVSDSEEEEEERKENAGKKKEEKDLFGSDSESGNEQENLIADIFGESGDEEEEEFTGFNQEDLEEEKGDADMKETADESDSDDNIKRGKHMDFMSDFDMMLQRKKSMSGKRRRNRDGGTFISDADDVVSAMIVKMNEAAEEDRQLNTQKKPALKKLTLLPTVVMHLKKQDLKETFIDSGVMSAIKEWLSPLPDRSLPALKIREELLKILQELPSVSQETLKHSGIGRAVMYLYKHPKESRPNKDMAGKLINEWSRPIFGLTSNYKGMTREEREQRDLEQMPQRRRLSSSGGQTPRRDLEKVLTGEEKALRPGDPGFCARARVPMPSNKDYVVRPKWNVEMESSRFQGTSKKGVSRLDKQMRKFTDIRKKSRSAHAVKISIEGNKMPL, translated from the exons ATGGAGAGCGAGTACTACGGCGGGGACCAGTCAG ATGATGGTGGAGCTACTCCAGTGCAAGACGAACGAGATTCAGGATCTGATGTTGAAGATGAAGGAAATGAGCAGCATTCTGGATCTGAGAATGGAAGTGTAGGGCACCATTCAGAG aatgAACACAGTGATGGAGAAGATGATGGGCAAATGGGAGAGCCTCATATGACagactctgaaaatgaagatatcCCAAGGCAAAAAGACAGTGACTCAGATAATGAGGAGCCTCCAAATCACAATGTAAGTGATTCAGACAATGAAGCAGCTCATGGAGGGAAAGACAGTGATTCTGATACTGAGGACCGTCCAAATCGGCATTTAAGtgactctgaaaatgaagatgcCTTAAATCATCGAGCAAGTGACTCTGAAAATGGAGAACCTCACAGGGATCACAGTagtgattttgaaaatgaggaGTCACACAAGCAGCCGGCCAGTGACTCGGAGAGCGAGGAGCTCCACAAGCAGCCAGCCAGCGACTCAGAGAGTGAGGAGCTCCACAAGCAGCCAGCCAGCGACTCGGAGAGTGAGGAACTCCGCAAACAGCCGGCCAGCGACTCGGAGAGCGAGGATGTTTCCAGACACAAACAAGAAATAGAGTCTGAGGATAGTGATGGGGAGGATAGGAAGGAGGAGGTGCAGAATGATTCTCATCATTCAGATAACGAACATGTAAGGGAAGGATTTCAGGGCTCTGACAGTGAAGAGGAAGCTCCTAAGAGACGAAAAATATCGGACAGtgatgaagaagagaaagaggaggagaagacagtgaaaaggaaaacagctatCCTTTCTGACAGTGAGGATGACAATGAGAAAACAC CTGCAAAAAAAGTACGAATCCTTTCTGATGTCGAAGAATCAGATAGTGATGCCGCTTCAGAGAAAtctgacaaaaggaagaaaaatatggtaTCAGAtagtgaggaagaagaagaagaaagaaaagagaatgctgggaagaaaaaagaagagaaagatctGTTTGGCAGTGACAGTGAATCTGGAAATGAACAAGA GAACCTGATTGCAGATATATTTGGAGAATCTGgtgatgaggaagaagaggaatttACA GGTTTTAATCAGGAAGatttggaggaagagaaaggcgATGCAGACATGAAGGAGACAGCAGATGAGTCGGACTCTGATGATAACATCAAAAGAGGGAAGCA TATGGACTTCATGTCAGATTTTGACATGATGCTGCAACGAAAGAAGAGTATGAGTGGCAAGCGTAGACGAAACCGTGATGGTGGAACTTTTATTAGTGATGCAGATGATGTGGTCAGTGCTATGATTGTGAAGATGAACGAAGCTGCTGAG GAGGATCGACAGCTGAATACACAAAAGAAACCAGCACTAAAGAAATTAACTTTGCTACCAACTGTAGTTATGCATCTTAAAAA GCAGGACCTCAAAGAAACTTTCATCGATAGTGGTGTTATGTCTGCCATCAAAGAGtggctttctcctcttccagacCGAAGTCTACCAGCACTAAAGATACGAGAGGAGCTTCTAAAGATCCTGCAAGAG CTGCCCAGTGTGAGCCAAGAGACCCTGAAGCACAGTGGCATTGGACGAGCTGTGATGTACCTCTACAAACACCCCAAAGAGTCGAGACCTAACAAGGATATGGCAGGGAAGCTAATCA atgaATGGTCTCGACCCATCTTTGGCCTTACCTCAAACTACAAAGGCATGacaagagaagagagggaacaGAGAGATTTGGAACAGATGCCTCAGCGAAGGAGACTGAGCAG ctcTGGTGGTCAGACTCCCCGCAGGGACCTGGAGAAAGTGTTAACTGGAGAGGAAAA GGCTCTTAGACCCGGAGACCCTGGGTTCTGTGCCCGTGCGAGGGTGCCAATGCCCTCCAACAAGGACTATGTGGTCAGGCCAAAGTGGAATGTGGAGATGGAGTCCTCCAGG ttccaGGGGACCTCTAAGAAAGGGGTGAGTCGACTGGACAAACAGATGCGGAAATTCACagatatcaggaaaaaaagcagatcaGCCCATGCAGTGAAAATCAGCATTGAGGGCAATAAGATGCCATTGTGA
- the IWS1 gene encoding protein IWS1 homolog isoform X2, whose amino-acid sequence MESEYYGGDQSDDGGATPVQDERDSGSDVEDEGNEQHSGSENGSVGHHSENEHSDGEDDGQMGEPHMTDSENEDIPRQKDSDSDNEEPPNHNVSDSDNEAAHGGKDSDSDTEDRPNRHLSDSENEDALNHRASDSENGEPHRDHSSDFENEESHKQPASDSESEELHKQPASDSESEELHKQPASDSESEELRKQPASDSESEDVSRHKQEIESEDSDGEDRKEEVQNDSHHSDNEHVREGFQGSDSEEEAPKRRKISDSDEEEKEEEKTVKRKTAILSDSEDDNEKTPAKKVRILSDVEESDSDAASEKSDKRKKNMVSDSEEEEEERKENAGKKKEEKDLFGSDSESGNEQENLIADIFGESGDEEEEEFTGFNQEDLEEEKGDADMKETADESDSDDNIKRGKHMDFMSDFDMMLQRKKSMSGKRRRNRDGGTFISDADDVVSAMIVKMNEAAEEDRQLNTQKKPALKKLTLLPTVVMHLKKQDLKETFIDSGVMSAIKEWLSPLPDRSLPALKIREELLKILQELPSVSQETLKHSGIGRAVMYLYKHPKESRPNKDMAGKLINEWSRPIFGLTSNYKGMTREEREQRDLEQMPQRRRLSSSGGQTPRRDLEKVLTGEEKALRPGDPGFCARARVPMPSNKDYVVRPKWNVEMESSRPGTIKRGISRLEKHKRRFAEQKRLSKVHRAIKFSIEGNRMPL is encoded by the exons ATGGAGAGCGAGTACTACGGCGGGGACCAGTCAG ATGATGGTGGAGCTACTCCAGTGCAAGACGAACGAGATTCAGGATCTGATGTTGAAGATGAAGGAAATGAGCAGCATTCTGGATCTGAGAATGGAAGTGTAGGGCACCATTCAGAG aatgAACACAGTGATGGAGAAGATGATGGGCAAATGGGAGAGCCTCATATGACagactctgaaaatgaagatatcCCAAGGCAAAAAGACAGTGACTCAGATAATGAGGAGCCTCCAAATCACAATGTAAGTGATTCAGACAATGAAGCAGCTCATGGAGGGAAAGACAGTGATTCTGATACTGAGGACCGTCCAAATCGGCATTTAAGtgactctgaaaatgaagatgcCTTAAATCATCGAGCAAGTGACTCTGAAAATGGAGAACCTCACAGGGATCACAGTagtgattttgaaaatgaggaGTCACACAAGCAGCCGGCCAGTGACTCGGAGAGCGAGGAGCTCCACAAGCAGCCAGCCAGCGACTCAGAGAGTGAGGAGCTCCACAAGCAGCCAGCCAGCGACTCGGAGAGTGAGGAACTCCGCAAACAGCCGGCCAGCGACTCGGAGAGCGAGGATGTTTCCAGACACAAACAAGAAATAGAGTCTGAGGATAGTGATGGGGAGGATAGGAAGGAGGAGGTGCAGAATGATTCTCATCATTCAGATAACGAACATGTAAGGGAAGGATTTCAGGGCTCTGACAGTGAAGAGGAAGCTCCTAAGAGACGAAAAATATCGGACAGtgatgaagaagagaaagaggaggagaagacagtgaaaaggaaaacagctatCCTTTCTGACAGTGAGGATGACAATGAGAAAACAC CTGCAAAAAAAGTACGAATCCTTTCTGATGTCGAAGAATCAGATAGTGATGCCGCTTCAGAGAAAtctgacaaaaggaagaaaaatatggtaTCAGAtagtgaggaagaagaagaagaaagaaaagagaatgctgggaagaaaaaagaagagaaagatctGTTTGGCAGTGACAGTGAATCTGGAAATGAACAAGA GAACCTGATTGCAGATATATTTGGAGAATCTGgtgatgaggaagaagaggaatttACA GGTTTTAATCAGGAAGatttggaggaagagaaaggcgATGCAGACATGAAGGAGACAGCAGATGAGTCGGACTCTGATGATAACATCAAAAGAGGGAAGCA TATGGACTTCATGTCAGATTTTGACATGATGCTGCAACGAAAGAAGAGTATGAGTGGCAAGCGTAGACGAAACCGTGATGGTGGAACTTTTATTAGTGATGCAGATGATGTGGTCAGTGCTATGATTGTGAAGATGAACGAAGCTGCTGAG GAGGATCGACAGCTGAATACACAAAAGAAACCAGCACTAAAGAAATTAACTTTGCTACCAACTGTAGTTATGCATCTTAAAAA GCAGGACCTCAAAGAAACTTTCATCGATAGTGGTGTTATGTCTGCCATCAAAGAGtggctttctcctcttccagacCGAAGTCTACCAGCACTAAAGATACGAGAGGAGCTTCTAAAGATCCTGCAAGAG CTGCCCAGTGTGAGCCAAGAGACCCTGAAGCACAGTGGCATTGGACGAGCTGTGATGTACCTCTACAAACACCCCAAAGAGTCGAGACCTAACAAGGATATGGCAGGGAAGCTAATCA atgaATGGTCTCGACCCATCTTTGGCCTTACCTCAAACTACAAAGGCATGacaagagaagagagggaacaGAGAGATTTGGAACAGATGCCTCAGCGAAGGAGACTGAGCAG ctcTGGTGGTCAGACTCCCCGCAGGGACCTGGAGAAAGTGTTAACTGGAGAGGAAAA GGCTCTTAGACCCGGAGACCCTGGGTTCTGTGCCCGTGCGAGGGTGCCAATGCCCTCCAACAAGGACTATGTGGTCAGGCCAAAGTGGAATGTGGAGATGGAGTCCTCCAGG CCCGGGACTATTAAGAGAGGTATTAGTCGCTTGGAAAAACACAAGAGACGGTTTGCTGAACAGAAACGACTCAGCAAAGTGCATCGGGCCATCAAGTTCAGCATTGAAGGCAACAGGATGCCCCTGTAG